Proteins encoded by one window of Halorussus salinus:
- a CDS encoding Hvo_1808 family surface protein, translating into MRRIFPLLAFVVLTVGLAVAPGVAATQASGPSPKVDATEAVGGAPRIDDADACNPASDGSRRPDPESDELGWENGCWYDEPIAVDGTDGLNATELEAVVARSMARVETVRGLEFEGEPSIEFLSPQAFEQRIDERFVATEAETLRKNAKWEALLMVGEDTDAVEVLQSNAGGSRGYYSPTDEEMVFVVEDPESPRLNEPLLAHELVHVLQNQQFDAPDRFELATFELRRTTESQNAINSLIEGDSEYVQMQYADRCESKWDCVTAPERDDGSADPHVGMALLNSYPYYDGPNFVHAVEETGGWNAVNQLYDQPPTSTKQVMNPEAYPAEKPTTVDFTDTSDENWRIPEVETGQPKYASVGMPGITTMFVYTVFDTNRQHPAVLPVRTFYNSAGDGLDRLDPYRYGDNPYASGWEDDRLYPYATETGETGYVWKLSFETANDSEEFVSGYRELLTYYNASAVEDRTNTYRIPERDSFGDAYYVNRTGRTVVLVNAPGVAELSEIRAGAAPKSGGSNSLRPPEGTTGVLIAAGLLVAAALAVVGGRALLGDDE; encoded by the coding sequence ATGCGTCGAATCTTTCCGCTCCTCGCCTTCGTCGTTCTGACGGTCGGCCTCGCCGTCGCCCCCGGCGTCGCGGCGACCCAAGCGTCGGGTCCGTCACCGAAGGTCGATGCGACGGAGGCGGTCGGCGGCGCGCCCCGTATCGACGACGCGGACGCCTGCAATCCCGCGTCAGACGGGTCGAGACGCCCCGACCCCGAGAGCGACGAACTCGGCTGGGAGAACGGGTGCTGGTACGACGAACCCATCGCCGTGGACGGTACCGACGGGCTGAACGCGACCGAATTGGAGGCCGTCGTGGCCCGGTCCATGGCTCGGGTCGAAACCGTCCGCGGTCTGGAGTTCGAAGGAGAGCCGAGCATCGAGTTCCTCTCGCCGCAGGCGTTCGAGCAGCGCATCGACGAGCGGTTCGTCGCGACAGAGGCGGAGACCCTCCGCAAGAACGCGAAGTGGGAGGCGCTGCTGATGGTCGGGGAAGACACCGACGCCGTCGAAGTGCTTCAGTCGAACGCGGGCGGGTCACGAGGGTACTACAGCCCGACCGACGAGGAGATGGTGTTCGTCGTCGAGGACCCCGAAAGTCCGAGGCTGAACGAACCACTGCTGGCTCACGAACTCGTCCACGTGCTTCAGAACCAGCAGTTCGACGCCCCCGACCGGTTCGAGCTAGCGACCTTCGAGTTGCGCAGGACCACGGAGTCTCAGAACGCGATAAACAGCCTCATAGAAGGCGACAGCGAGTACGTCCAGATGCAGTACGCCGACCGGTGTGAGTCGAAGTGGGACTGCGTGACCGCTCCCGAACGGGACGACGGGTCGGCCGACCCTCACGTTGGGATGGCGCTCCTGAACAGCTATCCGTACTACGACGGTCCCAACTTCGTCCACGCGGTCGAGGAGACGGGCGGCTGGAACGCCGTCAACCAACTCTACGACCAGCCGCCGACGAGTACGAAACAGGTGATGAACCCCGAGGCGTATCCCGCAGAAAAGCCGACGACCGTCGATTTCACCGACACGAGCGACGAAAACTGGCGAATACCCGAGGTCGAAACCGGCCAGCCGAAGTACGCCTCGGTCGGGATGCCGGGAATCACGACGATGTTCGTCTACACGGTCTTCGACACGAACCGCCAGCACCCCGCGGTACTTCCGGTTCGCACCTTCTACAACTCCGCTGGCGACGGTCTCGACCGCCTCGACCCGTACCGGTACGGCGACAACCCCTACGCCTCGGGGTGGGAGGACGACAGGCTCTACCCGTACGCGACCGAGACCGGTGAGACGGGGTACGTCTGGAAGCTGTCGTTCGAGACGGCGAACGACAGCGAGGAGTTCGTTAGCGGCTACAGGGAGCTTCTCACCTACTACAATGCCTCCGCGGTCGAGGACCGGACGAACACCTACCGGATTCCGGAACGGGATTCGTTCGGCGACGCCTACTACGTCAACCGGACCGGGCGCACCGTCGTTCTCGTGAACGCCCCCGGCGTCGCGGAACTCTCGGAGATACGCGCCGGTGCGGCCCCGAAGTCCGGAGGCTCAAATAGTCTTCGACCGCCCGAGGGCACGACAGGGGTGCTAATCGCCGCCGGTCTGCTGGTCGCCGCCGCGTTGGCCGTGGTCGGTGGCCGGGCGCTCCTCGGCGACGACGAGTGA
- a CDS encoding ABC transporter ATP-binding protein encodes MDSVMETQRRSNSESSAETAEREEVAAEGPAFAVDDLTMTFGGGDVTAVDGVSFEIEPGSVVGVLGPNGAGKTTTLKTMLGTLVPDSGTVTLGGREVHENLAWTHERVGAMFEGSRDAYWRLTVRENLEFFARLNGVRASDRRDRHDALLQRLDLAEKANVPVRKLSRGQKQKVAIASTLSRAAEVALLDEPTLGLDVETSLKLQDEIRSLVADQDLTVVLTSHDMDVIQNICDRVIVLSEGRVIADDSVADLLDFFRTTAYRIRLDAPVPSSTVETLRSRFDVTDHDQYGEVHEFEITYDEDVHSLSDELREIDCTVRTFETIRPDLGDVFLEMTTDDTTDV; translated from the coding sequence ATGGATAGCGTTATGGAAACGCAACGTCGATCGAACTCCGAGTCTTCGGCCGAGACCGCCGAGCGCGAGGAGGTGGCCGCCGAAGGCCCCGCGTTCGCGGTAGATGACCTCACGATGACCTTCGGCGGCGGCGACGTGACGGCCGTCGACGGCGTCTCGTTCGAGATCGAACCCGGCTCCGTCGTCGGAGTACTCGGGCCGAACGGAGCAGGAAAGACGACGACTCTCAAGACGATGCTAGGGACGCTGGTTCCCGACTCCGGAACCGTCACGCTCGGCGGCCGGGAAGTCCACGAGAACCTCGCGTGGACCCACGAGAGGGTCGGTGCGATGTTCGAGGGGTCTCGGGACGCCTACTGGCGGCTGACCGTCCGGGAGAACTTGGAGTTTTTCGCCCGGCTGAACGGCGTTCGGGCCTCCGACCGCCGCGACCGCCACGACGCCCTCCTCCAGCGACTCGACCTCGCGGAGAAGGCCAACGTGCCGGTTCGGAAACTCTCTCGCGGGCAGAAACAGAAGGTGGCAATCGCCAGTACGCTCTCTCGGGCCGCGGAGGTCGCGCTGCTCGACGAGCCGACGCTCGGGCTGGATGTCGAGACATCGCTCAAACTCCAAGACGAAATCCGGTCGCTCGTCGCGGATCAGGATTTGACGGTCGTTCTCACCAGCCACGACATGGATGTCATCCAGAACATCTGCGACAGGGTAATCGTTCTCTCAGAGGGACGGGTTATCGCCGACGACTCCGTCGCCGACCTGCTCGACTTCTTCAGGACCACCGCCTATCGGATCAGACTGGACGCGCCCGTCCCCTCCTCGACCGTCGAGACCCTCCGGTCCCGGTTCGACGTTACCGACCACGACCAGTACGGCGAGGTCCACGAGTTCGAGATAACGTACGACGAGGACGTTCACTCGCTGTCGGACGAACTCCGCGAGATAGACTGTACCGTCCGGACCTTCGAGACGATTCGTCCCGACCTCGGCGACGTGTTCCTCGAAATGACGACCGACGACACGACCGATGTATAA
- a CDS encoding TrkH family potassium uptake protein: MNVRVDWRASTSLVGTVVKWLAVAMAFPLALAVFYGEGVTTFAASMALAVGVGWSLEQLDDDPDLGAREGFLMVALTWLAVSIIGASPYVIAGQGTVAHPVNALFESMSGFTTTGATVMRNIGFEDHSRALMMWRQQTQWLGGMGIVVLAVAILPELSVGGAQLMDAEAPGPGITKLTPRIAETARALWRAYLGITALEMSLLFGLHLLGFAPNMTLYQSVAHGFTTMATGGFSPAARSIEFFSAAVQWLIIPFMVAAGTNFALFWHALNGEAEMFAEDNEFRFYVGVLAVFSAVVAVLLFADGLAEQAVVGPVAGEVERSARHAMFQVVSLVTTTGYASMDFNTWGQPAQYVLFVALFVGGSAGSTGGAVKIVRWLVILKSIKRELFTTVHPEAVRPVRLGGRSLDERAVRGIYAFTLLYLLIFFVAGAVVYFDAARTGMDLVALDAMSAVAATLGNVGPGFGIVGPMNNYIPFPATSKLFMVFLMWIGRLEILPVLVLLTPAYWRS, translated from the coding sequence ATGAACGTCCGGGTAGACTGGCGAGCGAGTACGAGCCTCGTCGGCACCGTCGTCAAGTGGCTGGCGGTGGCGATGGCGTTCCCGCTCGCGCTGGCCGTCTTCTACGGTGAGGGCGTGACGACGTTCGCCGCGTCGATGGCGCTGGCGGTCGGCGTCGGGTGGAGCCTCGAACAGTTAGACGACGACCCCGACCTCGGGGCGCGCGAGGGCTTCCTGATGGTCGCGCTGACGTGGCTCGCGGTGTCGATTATCGGGGCCTCACCGTACGTCATCGCGGGACAAGGAACGGTCGCCCACCCGGTCAACGCTCTCTTCGAGTCGATGAGCGGCTTCACGACCACGGGAGCGACTGTGATGCGCAACATCGGCTTCGAGGACCACTCGCGGGCGCTGATGATGTGGCGACAACAGACCCAGTGGCTCGGCGGCATGGGCATCGTCGTGCTGGCGGTGGCCATCCTGCCCGAGTTGTCGGTCGGTGGCGCGCAACTGATGGACGCCGAGGCTCCGGGTCCCGGCATCACGAAGCTCACGCCGCGCATCGCCGAGACCGCGCGGGCGCTCTGGCGGGCGTATCTGGGCATCACGGCGCTTGAGATGAGCCTCCTGTTCGGCCTCCACCTCCTCGGGTTCGCGCCGAACATGACCCTCTATCAGTCGGTCGCCCACGGGTTCACGACGATGGCGACCGGCGGGTTCTCGCCCGCCGCGAGGAGCATCGAGTTCTTCTCGGCGGCGGTCCAGTGGCTGATAATCCCGTTCATGGTCGCGGCCGGGACCAACTTCGCGCTGTTCTGGCACGCGCTCAACGGCGAGGCCGAGATGTTCGCCGAGGACAACGAGTTCCGGTTCTACGTCGGCGTGCTGGCGGTGTTCTCGGCGGTCGTGGCGGTCCTGCTGTTCGCGGACGGACTCGCCGAGCAGGCCGTCGTCGGTCCCGTCGCCGGAGAGGTGGAGCGGTCGGCCCGCCACGCGATGTTTCAGGTCGTCTCGCTCGTGACGACGACGGGGTACGCCAGCATGGACTTCAACACGTGGGGCCAACCCGCCCAGTACGTCCTGTTCGTCGCGCTGTTCGTCGGCGGGTCGGCGGGTTCGACCGGCGGCGCGGTCAAAATCGTGCGCTGGCTGGTCATCCTCAAGTCCATCAAGCGCGAGTTGTTCACCACGGTCCACCCCGAGGCGGTCCGGCCGGTCCGACTCGGCGGCCGGTCGTTGGACGAGCGCGCGGTCCGCGGTATCTACGCGTTCACCCTGCTGTACCTGCTTATCTTCTTCGTCGCGGGGGCGGTCGTCTACTTCGACGCGGCCCGCACCGGGATGGACTTGGTGGCCCTCGACGCGATGAGCGCGGTCGCAGCCACCCTCGGCAACGTCGGGCCGGGCTTCGGTATCGTCGGCCCGATGAACAACTACATCCCGTTCCCGGCGACCTCGAAGCTGTTCATGGTGTTCCTGATGTGGATCGGCCGTCTGGAAATCCTACCCGTGCTGGTCTTGCTGACGCCAGCGTACTGGCGGTCGTAA
- a CDS encoding class I SAM-dependent methyltransferase → MNGTGDFYDPIAPAYDPPTIVTGEEEIAEDVRFYRALAREIDGPTLEVGVGTGRIYLELLADGIDIDGIDVSSAMIDQLREYAASCDLDPSVWVDDLLTFAPEREYDLVYAPEEILNFFPSMADQRTALERVHDALAPDGRFATNMGVPQFETIAENDGRTLEQHIEADSGHYRIERTAHLEDEIEQLARIEREVYCDGELVGERETMMSLISKRQCELLFELAGFSDWQVYGGFERDPLSSSDQEMVWVVEA, encoded by the coding sequence ATGAACGGTACGGGAGATTTTTACGACCCAATCGCGCCGGCGTACGATCCGCCCACGATAGTGACCGGCGAGGAGGAAATAGCCGAGGATGTCCGCTTCTACCGGGCGTTGGCTCGGGAAATCGACGGACCGACGTTAGAAGTCGGCGTCGGGACCGGACGTATCTACCTCGAACTGCTGGCCGACGGAATCGACATCGACGGCATCGACGTTTCGTCGGCGATGATAGACCAACTTCGTGAGTACGCCGCGTCCTGCGACCTCGACCCGTCGGTGTGGGTCGACGATTTGCTCACGTTCGCCCCCGAACGGGAGTACGACCTCGTGTACGCACCCGAGGAGATACTCAACTTCTTCCCGTCGATGGCAGACCAGCGGACGGCTCTCGAACGGGTCCACGACGCGCTCGCGCCGGACGGTCGGTTCGCCACCAACATGGGCGTCCCGCAGTTCGAGACCATCGCCGAGAACGACGGTCGAACCCTCGAACAGCACATCGAGGCGGACAGCGGCCACTACCGCATCGAGCGGACGGCACACTTGGAAGACGAGATAGAGCAGTTGGCTCGCATCGAACGCGAAGTCTACTGCGACGGGGAACTGGTGGGGGAGCGCGAGACGATGATGTCGCTCATCTCGAAGCGACAGTGCGAGTTACTGTTCGAACTCGCCGGGTTTAGCGACTGGCAGGTGTACGGCGGGTTCGAGCGCGACCCGCTGTCGTCGTCCGACCAAGAGATGGTGTGGGTAGTCGAGGCGTAG
- a CDS encoding ABC transporter permease → MYKYPILLYGFASRTLIELRRYPLNFLGTLATYLMVFGLVFVGGRTIAPEGFESNVDAIIVGYFLLTTVLATFYTLSGLINTEAKYGTLQQLYVAPFPFPVVMLASVLANLVVSIVISVVTLGFILVMTGESLTIDLVTIVPVLGLTILHAIGVGFLLGGVALVYKRIRGMFSMLQFAFIGIISMALTDEFWPRLLPVGQGAAMLHEAMANGRGLLEFSLLDHAILASTTVVYVLIGYLSFHLAQHHARRRGLLDDY, encoded by the coding sequence ATGTATAAGTACCCTATCCTTTTGTACGGCTTCGCGAGTCGAACCCTCATCGAACTCCGTCGCTACCCCTTGAACTTCTTGGGAACGCTGGCGACGTACCTGATGGTGTTCGGCTTAGTGTTCGTCGGCGGACGAACGATTGCACCGGAGGGGTTCGAGAGCAACGTCGACGCCATCATCGTCGGGTACTTTCTCCTGACGACCGTACTCGCCACCTTCTACACCCTCTCGGGGCTGATAAACACCGAAGCCAAGTACGGCACGCTCCAGCAGTTGTACGTCGCTCCGTTCCCCTTCCCGGTCGTCATGCTGGCATCCGTCTTGGCGAATCTGGTCGTCAGCATCGTGATTAGCGTCGTCACCCTCGGATTCATCCTCGTGATGACTGGCGAGAGCCTCACTATCGACTTGGTCACGATAGTGCCGGTCCTCGGGCTGACTATCCTCCACGCCATCGGCGTCGGTTTCCTTCTGGGGGGCGTGGCGCTCGTCTACAAGCGGATTCGAGGGATGTTCTCCATGCTACAGTTCGCGTTCATCGGAATCATCTCGATGGCGCTGACCGACGAGTTCTGGCCCCGACTCCTCCCGGTCGGACAGGGCGCGGCGATGCTCCACGAAGCGATGGCCAACGGACGGGGTCTCCTCGAGTTTTCCCTACTGGACCACGCCATCTTGGCGTCAACCACGGTCGTCTACGTACTCATCGGCTACCTCTCGTTCCACCTCGCACAGCACCACGCACGGAGGAGGGGTCTCTTAGACGACTACTGA
- a CDS encoding erythromycin esterase family protein, whose protein sequence is MTDIADLAGRLGECVVPLERPDADTLDDLRSIGETLATRRVVALGEATHGTKEFFDLKRRLVQFLVTERDLRALGLEANFGAARRVDRYVVDGEGSPEAAVEALSYWTCATEEMCELVEWLREYNEERPRSERVRVYGFDLRSTRGPARALRSFLERVDPDYLDEVRPHFAELDADWLGQGRESTPDQVLAAKTLGEKLSERFERREEAYRSAVGDREWRLARRRRRLIEQAHEFATAALLDDHPSPDAVRDAAMAENVRWILDHAPGERLALWAHNGHVTTGTGMFGHGDEGGTATSPTTMGDHLRREYGDEYYALGFEFGRGSFVAVSDPTSDDDPVIRPHSMETGPDGSLPAVLDATDERVCFLDLSSPPEDPTVSAWVDRESCLHNVGAVYHSDSEKNYASVAPRRAFDGLIFVAETTPSNPVGGG, encoded by the coding sequence GTGACGGACATCGCCGACCTCGCCGGGCGGCTCGGCGAGTGTGTGGTTCCCTTAGAGCGCCCGGACGCCGATACCCTCGACGACCTGCGGTCGATCGGGGAGACCCTCGCAACGAGACGCGTCGTCGCCCTCGGTGAGGCGACCCACGGGACGAAGGAGTTCTTCGATTTGAAACGCCGACTCGTCCAGTTTTTGGTGACCGAACGAGACCTTCGGGCGCTCGGACTGGAGGCGAACTTCGGGGCGGCCCGTCGGGTCGACCGCTACGTCGTCGACGGTGAGGGGAGTCCGGAGGCGGCCGTCGAGGCGCTGTCCTACTGGACCTGTGCGACCGAGGAGATGTGCGAACTCGTCGAATGGCTCCGCGAGTACAACGAGGAACGTCCCCGGTCCGAGCGCGTGCGGGTGTACGGTTTCGACCTGCGGTCGACGCGGGGACCGGCACGGGCTCTGCGGTCGTTCCTCGAACGGGTCGACCCCGACTATCTCGACGAGGTCCGGCCTCACTTCGCGGAGTTGGACGCCGACTGGCTCGGACAGGGCCGCGAGAGTACGCCCGACCAAGTACTCGCCGCCAAGACTCTCGGGGAGAAGTTGTCGGAGCGATTCGAGCGCCGCGAGGAGGCCTACCGGTCGGCGGTCGGCGACCGAGAGTGGCGGCTGGCTCGACGACGCCGGAGACTCATCGAACAAGCCCACGAGTTCGCGACGGCGGCACTCCTCGACGACCATCCGTCACCCGACGCCGTGCGAGACGCCGCCATGGCCGAGAACGTTCGCTGGATTCTCGACCACGCGCCCGGCGAGCGTCTCGCACTCTGGGCACACAACGGCCACGTCACGACGGGAACTGGGATGTTCGGACACGGGGACGAAGGCGGGACGGCAACGTCGCCGACGACCATGGGCGACCACCTGCGCCGGGAGTACGGAGACGAGTACTACGCGCTCGGATTCGAGTTCGGGCGGGGGTCATTCGTGGCCGTCTCGGACCCAACGTCGGACGACGACCCGGTGATTCGTCCGCACTCGATGGAGACGGGTCCAGACGGCTCGCTCCCGGCAGTTCTGGACGCGACCGACGAGCGCGTCTGTTTTCTCGACCTGTCGTCTCCTCCGGAAGACCCGACCGTCAGTGCGTGGGTCGACCGCGAGTCGTGCCTGCACAACGTCGGCGCGGTCTACCACAGCGACTCCGAGAAGAATTACGCGTCGGTCGCTCCTCGGCGAGCCTTCGACGGACTAATATTCGTCGCCGAGACGACTCCTTCGAATCCCGTTGGCGGGGGGTGA
- the trkA gene encoding Trk system potassium transporter TrkA has product MHVIIIGAGEVGSSIAASLADAHEVVVVDVDGERVDALTYSHDVLAIEGDGTSLDTLEEAGVERTDMIIASTDRDETNLVACGTAKTVDDPFTIARVKNVDYLETWQHAEDRRAFGVDFMVCTNLLTAQDIVRVIGLPAARDVDPFAGGRVQMAEFEVGPDSPVADQTVREADRFDSLTFAALLRNGDVEIPRGETLIRADDRVVVIGSPESVQGFAREIAPSETPSGNEDLVIIGGSEIGYHTARLLEERGLHPRLIEQDPDRARQLAEELPDTVVMENDPTDAEFLAREHVDEADAVVAALDSDEQNLLVSVLAKQLGARRTVAVVESGDYVDVFETVGVDVGVNPREVTAEEITRFTRELHTENVALIENDKAEVLEVEVDAESILVGRPISEAVADLPEGFVVGAITRDEQFVVPRGDTVIEPGDHVVAFVGREALEAVSEKL; this is encoded by the coding sequence ATGCACGTTATCATCATCGGAGCGGGTGAGGTCGGCTCGTCCATCGCGGCGAGTCTAGCGGACGCCCACGAAGTCGTCGTGGTGGACGTGGACGGCGAACGAGTGGACGCCCTGACTTACTCCCACGACGTTCTGGCCATCGAGGGCGACGGCACCTCGCTCGACACGCTCGAAGAGGCGGGCGTCGAGCGGACCGACATGATAATCGCGAGTACGGACCGCGACGAGACGAATCTGGTCGCCTGCGGGACGGCCAAGACCGTAGACGACCCGTTCACCATCGCGCGGGTCAAGAACGTAGACTACCTCGAAACGTGGCAACACGCCGAGGACCGGCGGGCTTTCGGCGTGGATTTCATGGTCTGTACGAACCTGCTGACCGCCCAAGACATCGTCCGGGTCATCGGACTCCCGGCGGCCCGCGACGTGGACCCGTTCGCTGGCGGGCGCGTCCAGATGGCGGAGTTCGAGGTCGGTCCCGACAGTCCGGTCGCCGACCAGACCGTCCGGGAGGCCGACCGCTTCGACTCGCTGACGTTCGCCGCGCTCCTGCGTAACGGCGACGTGGAGATACCCCGAGGAGAGACGCTCATCCGTGCAGACGACCGGGTGGTCGTCATCGGGAGTCCCGAGAGCGTCCAAGGATTCGCCCGCGAAATCGCACCGAGCGAGACGCCCTCCGGAAACGAGGACTTGGTCATCATCGGCGGGAGCGAAATCGGCTACCACACCGCCAGACTGCTCGAGGAGCGCGGACTCCACCCGCGGCTCATCGAGCAGGACCCCGACCGCGCCCGGCAACTCGCCGAGGAGTTGCCCGACACGGTCGTCATGGAGAACGACCCGACCGACGCCGAGTTCCTCGCGCGCGAACACGTGGACGAGGCCGACGCCGTGGTCGCGGCCCTCGACAGCGACGAGCAGAATCTGTTGGTCTCGGTGCTGGCCAAGCAGTTGGGCGCGCGCCGGACCGTCGCGGTGGTCGAGAGTGGCGACTACGTCGATGTCTTCGAGACGGTCGGCGTGGACGTGGGCGTCAACCCCCGCGAAGTGACCGCCGAGGAGATTACGCGGTTCACGCGGGAACTCCACACCGAGAACGTCGCGCTCATCGAGAACGACAAGGCGGAAGTCCTCGAAGTCGAGGTGGACGCCGAGTCGATTCTCGTCGGCCGACCCATCAGCGAGGCGGTCGCCGACCTGCCCGAGGGGTTCGTCGTCGGTGCCATCACGCGCGACGAGCAGTTCGTCGTCCCGCGAGGCGACACCGTCATCGAACCCGGCGACCACGTCGTCGCGTTCGTCGGCCGAGAGGCGCTCGAAGCGGTATCGGAGAAATTATGA
- a CDS encoding TrmB family transcriptional regulator translates to MASLRDLGLSEYEARAYRALLDAGPTTAKELSRASEVPMGRIYDVLSSLETHNLARSQSASRPKKYVAVEPETALNRLLDDKLEELEEQANQYEEIVEELTEELDAGEPVEEGFWTAAVGPEESTDLLVERLDAADDQIVMVAGDSSAQFDIGDVGELVSQHLESALDRGVEISLLMTPSLVETLPPSVGQRYTETLSDHPKFAVRTAEELQGTFNLIDDVEVCIEVANPLNPGEAFAMIDMKDPEFAAGVRETFAPRWEAAEPLSFDGS, encoded by the coding sequence ATGGCGAGTCTACGAGACCTCGGACTCTCGGAGTACGAGGCGCGGGCGTACCGGGCACTGTTGGACGCGGGACCGACCACCGCGAAGGAGCTATCGCGCGCGAGCGAGGTACCGATGGGTCGCATCTACGACGTACTGAGCAGTCTGGAGACCCACAACCTCGCGCGCTCTCAGAGCGCGAGTCGTCCCAAGAAGTACGTCGCGGTCGAACCCGAGACCGCGCTCAATCGCTTGCTGGACGACAAACTCGAAGAACTCGAAGAGCAGGCCAACCAGTACGAGGAGATAGTCGAGGAGCTAACCGAGGAACTCGACGCGGGCGAGCCGGTCGAGGAGGGCTTCTGGACCGCGGCGGTCGGTCCCGAGGAGTCCACCGACCTGCTGGTCGAACGCCTCGACGCGGCCGACGACCAAATCGTGATGGTCGCGGGCGACTCGTCGGCGCAGTTCGACATCGGCGACGTGGGCGAACTCGTCTCCCAGCACCTCGAATCGGCGCTCGACCGCGGCGTCGAGATTTCGCTGTTGATGACGCCCAGTCTGGTGGAGACCCTGCCCCCGAGCGTCGGCCAGCGGTACACCGAGACGCTCTCGGACCATCCGAAGTTCGCGGTCCGGACCGCCGAGGAGTTGCAGGGCACGTTCAACCTCATCGACGACGTGGAAGTCTGCATCGAGGTCGCGAATCCCCTGAATCCGGGCGAGGCGTTCGCGATGATAGACATGAAAGACCCCGAGTTCGCGGCGGGCGTCCGCGAGACGTTCGCGCCCCGCTGGGAGGCCGCCGAACCGCTCTCGTTCGACGGGTCGTGA
- a CDS encoding TrkH family potassium uptake protein — translation MSRDLLETVGGTRTSNLDDVVGYLSSLALLGRVLKYLAVTPLLPTAVALYYGESPVPFLVTSAVMVGLGAALEGLHSEPDLGHREAFLFVSLTWFVVPLVGTLPYLIAGQGTVAHPVNALFESMSGFTTTGSTVLGEISFERHSRSILMWRQLTQWLGGMGILVLMVAILPELSVGGAQIIREESPGLSIDKLTPRIQDTARALWGIYAWFTLAAVGVYYGLYLAGVAPNMDLYNAVAHGLTTLPTGGFSPEARSAEAFSPAVQWAITFFMVVAGTNFALFWYVSEGEPRRLTHNAEFRTYLAVMGAITALFTVLLFTGAGLAEVPTAIAPLAGDFENALRQAAFQTAAIVTTTGYASMDFNTWGESTQLALLFAMFLGGSAGSAAGSVKIIRWYLIRKAMSREVFTSVHPEAVRPIRVADDVADDDLVSSVLVFVMIFISIFAASAVLLYLDSLRIGLDISAIEAVSASIATLGNVGPGVGIVGPMNSFLKFSSAAKLYMVFLMWIGRLEILSVLVVLSPAYWRR, via the coding sequence ATGAGTCGCGACCTTCTAGAGACAGTAGGTGGTACCCGGACATCGAATTTGGACGATGTTGTCGGGTACCTGTCTAGTCTGGCGCTCCTCGGACGGGTACTGAAGTATCTCGCGGTGACGCCCCTCTTGCCGACCGCCGTCGCGCTCTACTACGGCGAGAGTCCGGTTCCCTTTCTGGTAACGTCCGCCGTGATGGTCGGACTGGGGGCGGCCCTCGAAGGGTTGCACTCGGAACCGGACCTCGGCCACCGAGAGGCGTTTCTGTTCGTGAGTCTCACGTGGTTCGTCGTCCCGCTCGTCGGAACGCTCCCGTACCTCATCGCGGGGCAGGGAACGGTCGCCCACCCGGTGAACGCGCTGTTCGAGAGCATGAGCGGGTTCACGACCACGGGTTCGACCGTCCTCGGGGAGATATCGTTCGAGCGCCACTCGCGGTCGATACTCATGTGGCGGCAGTTGACCCAGTGGCTCGGCGGGATGGGGATACTGGTGCTGATGGTGGCGATTCTCCCGGAGCTGTCGGTCGGCGGTGCCCAAATCATCAGAGAGGAGTCCCCCGGCCTGTCCATCGACAAGCTCACGCCGCGGATTCAGGACACGGCCCGCGCGCTGTGGGGCATCTACGCGTGGTTCACGCTTGCCGCAGTGGGCGTGTACTACGGGCTCTACCTCGCCGGAGTGGCACCGAACATGGACCTGTACAACGCCGTCGCTCACGGGCTGACCACGCTCCCGACCGGGGGATTCTCCCCCGAGGCGAGGAGCGCCGAAGCGTTCTCGCCAGCCGTCCAGTGGGCGATTACGTTCTTCATGGTCGTCGCCGGGACGAACTTCGCACTGTTCTGGTACGTCTCGGAGGGGGAGCCGCGGCGACTGACTCACAACGCGGAGTTCCGAACGTATCTCGCCGTGATGGGCGCTATCACCGCGCTGTTCACGGTGTTGCTGTTCACCGGTGCCGGACTCGCGGAGGTGCCGACCGCAATCGCGCCGCTCGCGGGCGACTTCGAGAACGCGCTCCGGCAGGCGGCGTTCCAGACCGCGGCCATCGTCACGACCACCGGGTACGCCAGCATGGACTTCAACACGTGGGGCGAATCGACCCAGCTCGCGCTCCTGTTCGCGATGTTCCTCGGCGGGTCGGCCGGGTCGGCGGCCGGGTCGGTCAAGATAATCCGCTGGTACCTGATTCGGAAGGCGATGTCCCGCGAGGTCTTCACGTCGGTTCACCCCGAAGCGGTCCGTCCCATCAGGGTGGCCGACGACGTGGCCGACGACGACTTGGTGAGCAGCGTCTTGGTGTTCGTGATGATATTCATCTCCATCTTCGCGGCCTCGGCAGTGCTGTTGTACCTCGACAGTCTCCGAATCGGGCTCGACATCTCGGCTATCGAGGCGGTGAGCGCGTCCATCGCGACGCTGGGCAACGTCGGACCGGGCGTGGGCATCGTCGGCCCGATGAACAGCTTCCTCAAGTTCTCGTCGGCCGCGAAACTCTACATGGTGTTTCTGATGTGGATCGGCCGGTTGGAGATTCTCTCGGTCCTCGTCGTCCTCTCGCCCGCGTACTGGCGGCGCTGA